Proteins encoded in a region of the Malaciobacter mytili LMG 24559 genome:
- the leuB gene encoding 3-isopropylmalate dehydrogenase encodes MKNYNISIIKGDGIGPEIVDEAIKVLDAVSYSCGFTLEYKEYLMGGIAIDMTGTPLPNETVTGVLESDACLFGSIGGEKWDTLPRELRPETGLLKFREAMGVYANLRPAVIYDELLNASTLKPEVIEGCNIMVVRELIGGIYFGQPRANDGFKAYNTMVYTKPEIQRIGKQAFELAMKRDKRVCSVDKANVLEVSQLWRDTMEEVAKDYPEVKLSHMYVDNAAMQLVRNPRQFDVIVTGNIFGDILSDTASMVVGSIGLLPSASTGEKTAIYEPIHGSAPDIAGLGIANPIATIESAAMMLRYSLGEEEAANKIEAAIKRALKEGYRTKDIAAYDAKQVVTTAEMGDIIANFINK; translated from the coding sequence ATGAAAAATTATAATATTTCAATAATTAAAGGTGATGGTATTGGACCTGAGATTGTAGATGAAGCAATTAAAGTATTAGATGCTGTTTCATACTCTTGTGGATTTACATTAGAGTATAAAGAGTATTTAATGGGTGGAATTGCTATTGATATGACAGGAACTCCATTACCAAATGAGACAGTTACTGGTGTTTTAGAATCTGATGCTTGTTTATTTGGTTCTATTGGTGGAGAGAAGTGGGATACACTTCCAAGGGAATTAAGACCTGAGACTGGACTTTTAAAGTTTAGAGAGGCTATGGGAGTTTATGCTAACTTAAGACCTGCTGTTATTTATGATGAACTTTTAAATGCTTCAACATTAAAACCTGAAGTTATTGAAGGTTGTAATATTATGGTAGTAAGAGAGCTTATTGGTGGAATTTATTTTGGTCAGCCAAGGGCAAATGATGGTTTTAAAGCTTATAATACTATGGTATATACAAAACCAGAAATTCAAAGAATTGGTAAACAAGCTTTTGAATTAGCTATGAAAAGAGATAAAAGAGTATGTTCTGTTGATAAAGCAAATGTTCTTGAAGTTTCTCAATTATGGAGAGATACTATGGAAGAAGTTGCAAAGGATTATCCAGAAGTTAAACTTTCTCATATGTATGTAGATAATGCTGCTATGCAACTTGTAAGAAATCCAAGACAATTTGATGTTATTGTTACTGGAAATATTTTTGGTGATATTTTATCAGATACTGCTTCAATGGTTGTGGGGTCTATTGGCTTATTACCTTCAGCATCAACAGGTGAAAAAACAGCTATATATGAGCCAATTCATGGAAGTGCACCTGATATTGCTGGTCTTGGAATAGCAAATCCTATTGCAACAATTGAAAGTGCTGCTATGATGCTTAGATACTCTTTAGGTGAAGAAGAAGCTGCAAATAAAATTGAAGCTGCAATTAAAAGAGCATTAAAAGAGGGTTATAGAACAAAAGATATAGCTGCTTATGATGCAAAACAAGTAGTTACAACTGCTGAAATGGGTGATATTATCGCTAACTTTATAAATAAATAA
- a CDS encoding 3-isopropylmalate dehydratase small subunit: MNVITGKVWNFGANIDTDVIIAARYLNSSDPEHLAKYVMEDADPDFPKKLNRGDIIVAGENFGCGSSREHAPIALKAAGVAAVVAPSFARIFYRNAFNMGLPIFELPEALEIKEGEEISIDLDNGKIINNTTNKTYEFIPIPEFMQELIASGGLINYAKAEIAKGK, encoded by the coding sequence ATGAATGTAATTACTGGTAAAGTATGGAACTTCGGAGCTAACATCGATACTGATGTTATTATTGCAGCAAGATATTTAAATAGCTCTGATCCAGAGCACTTAGCAAAATATGTTATGGAAGATGCAGATCCTGATTTTCCAAAGAAGTTAAACAGAGGCGATATTATCGTTGCTGGAGAAAACTTCGGTTGTGGTTCAAGTAGAGAGCATGCTCCAATCGCATTAAAAGCAGCTGGTGTTGCTGCTGTTGTAGCACCATCTTTTGCAAGAATTTTTTATAGAAATGCTTTTAATATGGGGTTACCAATTTTTGAATTACCTGAGGCTTTAGAGATTAAAGAGGGAGAGGAAATCTCTATTGACCTTGATAATGGTAAAATTATAAATAACACAACTAATAAAACTTATGAATTTATTCCTATCCCTGAGTTTATGCAAGAGCTAATTGCTAGTGGTGGATTAATAAACTACGCAAAAGCTGAAATAGCTAAAGGAAAATAA
- the rpoD gene encoding RNA polymerase sigma factor RpoD, with protein sequence MSVKDLNKSIEQIVKEYKDSILTYEKIIKIFPKAPSSANVKKLIALVQLYNVSLITAQEQAKRMNAEEAKRKEEHRNKLKQNEEDVYDLLKSKELLEWSRSDSPVRMYLREMGQIPLLTKEEEIEISKKIEMGEDIILDAICYVPYLIDFILEYREPLVNRERKVKELFRNFDDEDSDDEETEDEDTDEEDIDEEDSDSEESDEDESKGKKQKKLDKRAETIIEAFKILEKAKKEWLKFQVKETAKSDDESDVMQYNLSVAFKKKILKEALLDLGPTSKLITEIVKAMETALKSDSGFDNELKRLEYKLPLFNDMLKKNHQKILDNILNLSKAQITAMVPEATMVSTYMEIKKLFQTAEASKDGFDLDPQELKDVLEQIKRGKQITDQAKTRMAKSNLRLVVSIAKRYTNRGLPFLDLIQEGNIGLMKAVDKFEYKKGYKFSTYATWWIRQAISRAIADQARTIRIPIHMIETINRINKIIRKGIQENGKEPDVEDIAKEVGLPVDKVKQVIKITKEPVSLEAPIGSDDDGKFGDFVPDEKAPTPIDNIMKEDLQGQIDQILAQLNEREQAVVRMRFGLMEDASDRTLEEIGKELNVTRERVRQIESSAIKKLKHPKVGKNLKNYVES encoded by the coding sequence ATGAGTGTAAAAGATTTAAATAAATCGATAGAACAAATTGTTAAAGAGTACAAAGATTCTATTTTAACTTACGAAAAAATCATTAAAATCTTTCCTAAAGCTCCTTCTTCAGCAAACGTTAAAAAACTTATAGCTTTAGTGCAACTATATAATGTTTCACTTATAACTGCACAAGAACAAGCTAAAAGAATGAACGCAGAAGAGGCTAAAAGAAAAGAAGAGCATAGAAATAAGCTAAAACAGAATGAAGAGGATGTTTATGACTTACTAAAAAGTAAAGAGCTTTTAGAATGGAGTCGTTCAGATTCACCAGTTAGGATGTATCTAAGAGAGATGGGACAAATCCCTCTTCTTACAAAAGAAGAAGAGATTGAAATCTCTAAAAAAATTGAAATGGGTGAAGATATTATTCTTGATGCTATCTGTTATGTTCCATACTTAATTGATTTTATATTAGAGTATAGAGAGCCTTTAGTAAACAGAGAAAGAAAAGTAAAAGAGTTATTTAGAAACTTTGATGATGAAGATTCTGATGACGAAGAAACAGAAGATGAAGATACTGATGAAGAAGATATTGATGAAGAGGATTCTGATAGTGAAGAATCAGATGAGGACGAATCAAAAGGTAAAAAACAAAAGAAACTAGATAAAAGAGCTGAAACTATTATCGAAGCTTTTAAAATATTAGAAAAAGCAAAAAAAGAATGGTTGAAGTTCCAAGTAAAAGAAACAGCTAAATCTGATGACGAATCTGATGTTATGCAATATAATTTATCAGTTGCTTTTAAAAAGAAAATTTTAAAAGAAGCATTATTAGACTTAGGTCCAACTTCAAAACTTATTACAGAAATTGTAAAAGCTATGGAAACTGCACTTAAATCAGATAGTGGTTTTGATAATGAGTTAAAAAGATTAGAGTATAAATTACCATTATTTAATGATATGCTTAAAAAGAATCACCAAAAGATTTTAGATAATATTTTAAATCTTTCAAAAGCTCAAATTACAGCAATGGTTCCAGAAGCAACAATGGTAAGTACTTATATGGAGATTAAAAAACTTTTCCAAACAGCTGAAGCTAGTAAAGATGGATTTGATTTAGACCCTCAAGAATTAAAAGATGTTTTAGAACAAATTAAAAGAGGAAAGCAAATAACAGACCAAGCTAAAACTAGAATGGCTAAATCTAACTTAAGACTTGTTGTATCTATTGCAAAAAGATATACAAATAGAGGATTACCTTTCTTAGATTTAATCCAAGAAGGAAATATTGGTCTTATGAAAGCTGTGGATAAGTTTGAATATAAAAAAGGTTATAAATTTTCTACTTATGCAACTTGGTGGATTAGACAAGCAATTAGTAGAGCAATTGCTGACCAAGCAAGAACAATTAGAATTCCAATTCATATGATTGAAACTATTAATAGAATTAATAAAATTATTAGAAAAGGTATTCAAGAAAATGGTAAAGAACCAGATGTAGAAGATATTGCAAAAGAAGTTGGATTACCAGTTGATAAAGTAAAACAAGTTATTAAAATTACAAAAGAACCTGTTTCACTTGAAGCACCTATTGGAAGTGATGATGATGGTAAATTTGGAGACTTTGTTCCAGATGAAAAAGCACCAACTCCAATTGATAATATTATGAAAGAGGATTTACAAGGTCAAATTGATCAAATCCTTGCACAACTAAATGAAAGAGAACAAGCAGTAGTTAGAATGAGATTTGGACTTATGGAAGATGCTAGTGATAGAACTTTAGAAGAAATTGGTAAAGAGTTAAATGTTACTAGAGAAAGAGTTAGACAAATTGAATCAAGTGCTATTAAAAAATTAAAACACCCAAAAGTTGGGAAAAATCTTAAAAATTACGTAGAGAGTTAA
- a CDS encoding tellurium resistance protein TerC has protein sequence MKTFISLSGVFLFFSFIFSILYEFKLFPTLFISGALAFFSATILFHKLSSFQKVFISLLFLLGLIFWAISYKINPTLDLTKMVTANQFLLTLLIGVHFLRLISFSKKQEEKELPRGKNTFFKTYLSIHLFGSIINLSSVLLVADNLYKKAKLSKEQLIVVTRAFSSDAFWSPFFVAFAAAITYAPNTQVSHIIFYGIFIAFIAFVFTYFELKKSNIYSLNNFVGYPISMETLWLPFTLLILVLISHNILPNIKVIVLISFFCILITFITLLFTQQIKEIINKFSNHIVEKLPSMYSELILFLVAGLFGTGVSNLLLVNNITLPFDTFNALNASLTLFVIILVSYIGIHPIISISILGNLLNNIDANHTFMATMFLMSWAISVGASPISGLNLTLQARYKVNLKDIYTINIKYALFMYFICVIFLVAIFKFI, from the coding sequence ATGAAAACTTTTATTTCCCTTTCGGGAGTTTTCCTTTTTTTTAGTTTTATTTTTTCTATTCTTTATGAATTTAAACTATTTCCTACACTTTTTATTAGTGGTGCTTTAGCTTTTTTTAGTGCAACAATTCTTTTTCATAAATTATCCTCTTTTCAAAAAGTTTTTATTTCTTTACTTTTTTTATTAGGTCTAATATTTTGGGCGATTTCATATAAGATTAATCCAACTTTAGATTTAACAAAAATGGTAACAGCAAATCAGTTTTTATTAACACTTTTAATAGGGGTACATTTTTTAAGACTTATTTCTTTTTCAAAAAAACAAGAAGAAAAAGAGCTTCCAAGGGGTAAAAATACTTTTTTTAAAACCTATTTAAGTATTCATCTTTTTGGTTCAATTATTAATTTATCTTCTGTTTTATTAGTTGCGGATAATTTATATAAAAAAGCAAAACTTTCAAAAGAACAACTAATTGTTGTAACTAGAGCTTTTTCTTCTGATGCTTTTTGGTCTCCTTTTTTTGTTGCTTTTGCAGCAGCAATTACTTATGCACCAAATACGCAAGTAAGTCATATTATTTTTTATGGAATATTTATAGCTTTTATAGCTTTTGTTTTCACTTATTTTGAATTGAAAAAAAGTAATATTTATAGTTTAAATAATTTTGTTGGTTATCCAATTTCTATGGAAACTTTATGGTTGCCTTTTACTTTATTGATTCTTGTTTTAATCTCTCATAATATTTTACCAAATATAAAAGTTATAGTTTTGATTTCTTTTTTTTGTATTTTAATAACTTTTATTACTTTGTTATTTACACAACAAATTAAAGAAATAATAAATAAATTTTCAAATCATATAGTTGAAAAACTTCCTTCTATGTATTCAGAATTAATATTATTTTTAGTTGCAGGTCTATTTGGTACAGGAGTTAGTAATCTTTTATTGGTAAATAATATTACTTTACCTTTTGATACTTTTAATGCACTTAATGCCTCTTTAACTTTATTTGTAATTATATTAGTTTCATATATAGGAATTCATCCAATTATTTCCATTTCTATTTTAGGAAATTTATTAAATAATATAGATGCAAATCATACTTTTATGGCAACAATGTTTTTAATGTCTTGGGCTATTTCAGTAGGTGCAAGTCCTATTTCTGGATTAAATTTAACTTTACAAGCTAGATATAAGGTGAATTTAAAAGACATTTATACAATTAATATTAAATATGCACTATTTATGTATTTTATTTGTGTTATTTTTTTAGTTGCTATTTTTAAG